Within the Sulfurospirillum barnesii SES-3 genome, the region AAGGTTTTTCATCGTTTCATCAATCACTGCTTGGTTAAACGGGCTTAAGCCAATGAGCTCATCCGAAATTTCTGTGTTCACATTTTCGCATGCTTTTAACACACCTTTACCCATATAGCGACTGTCCGCATCTCTAAGTTCCAACGCTTCTCGCTTACCAGTACTTGCACCACTAGGCACAATCGCACTGGCAACGGTACCATCACTCAATGTTACACGAGCACGAACGGTTGGGTTACCCCGACTGTCCAAAACCTCATCTGCATTTATATCTTCGATATAGATCATTCATCTTCCTTTATATCATCAACGCCACATGCCATCACCATGGCATTGCCACTGATGGCTTGTTTGATTTTTTCTTCAATTTCTAGGGCAACCGCCTTGTTTTCTTTTAAAAAGGCTTTGACATTTTCACGTCCTTGCCCCAATTTGGTTTCATTGTAACTAAACCACGCACCACTTTTATCGATAATATCGAGTTTTACACCATAATCAACAATTTCGCCCTCTTTAGAAATCCCCTCGCCAAACATAATATCAAACTCTGCTTGACGAAATGGAGGAGCCACTTTGTTTTTAATGACTTTGGCTTTCACTCTGTTACCAATTTGCTCTTCACCTTGCTTTAACGTCGCAATTTTACGTACATCAATACGTACAGAAGCATAAAATTTGAGTGCATTTCCACCCGTAGTTGTCTCAGGAGAACCATACCCCATCGTTCCAATTTTCATACGAATTTGATTAATAAAAATAACCGTGGTGTTCATTTTATGCACAACAGCAGTAAGTTTACGAAGGGCTTGACTCATAAGTCGTGCTTGAAGTCCTACATGGGTATCGCCCATATCCCCTTCAATTTCACTCTTTGGTGTCAATGCAGCTACAGAGTCAATAACAATCACATCCACCGCGCCACTGCGTGCAAGGGTTTCAACAATATCTAAAGCCTGCTCACCAAAATCAGGTTGTGAAACCAATAGGTTTTCAATATCAACCCCCAAATTCCCCGCATATTTAACGTCTAAGGCGTGTTCAGCGTCCACAAACGCACAGATGCTTCCTTTGGCTTGCGCTTCGGCAACGATTTGAAGTGATAGTGTTGT harbors:
- the recA gene encoding recombinase RecA codes for the protein MDENKRKALELAIKQIDKAFGKGALVRLGDKVVEPIASISTGSIGLDLALGIGGIPQGRIIEVYGPESSGKTTLSLQIVAEAQAKGSICAFVDAEHALDVKYAGNLGVDIENLLVSQPDFGEQALDIVETLARSGAVDVIVIDSVAALTPKSEIEGDMGDTHVGLQARLMSQALRKLTAVVHKMNTTVIFINQIRMKIGTMGYGSPETTTGGNALKFYASVRIDVRKIATLKQGEEQIGNRVKAKVIKNKVAPPFRQAEFDIMFGEGISKEGEIVDYGVKLDIIDKSGAWFSYNETKLGQGRENVKAFLKENKAVALEIEEKIKQAISGNAMVMACGVDDIKEDE